In Sphaeramia orbicularis chromosome 5, fSphaOr1.1, whole genome shotgun sequence, a genomic segment contains:
- the LOC115419881 gene encoding LOW QUALITY PROTEIN: stathmin-3-like (The sequence of the model RefSeq protein was modified relative to this genomic sequence to represent the inferred CDS: inserted 2 bases in 1 codon; deleted 1 base in 1 codon), which produces MTSTVSAYVDKVKEASMLSLLCSCFYTKPHQNSLYQYGDLEVKGMNKRASGQAFEVILKDLDLVGDKPQLQSLPSPPRKEVSLEEVQKRLEAAEERRKSQEALVLKQLAXKREHVQEVLFKAREENHNFSRKTEEKLILKMEVNKENRQAQLNALNSD; this is translated from the exons CCTACGTGGACAAGGTGAAGGAGGCTTCCATGTTGTCTCTGCTCTGCTCCTGTTTCTACACAAAACCACATCAGAACAGCCTCTACCAGTACGGAG acctggaggTGAAGGGCATGAATAAGCGGGCTTCGGGCCAAGCCTTCGAGGTCATCCTGAAGGACCTGGATCTGGTCGGAGACAAACCTCAGCTTCAGTCTCTGCCGTCCCCCCCGAGGAAGGAGGTGTCCCTGGAGGAGGTCCAGAAGAGGCTGGAGGCGGCCGAGGAGAGGAGGAAG TCCCAGGAGGCCCTGGTGCTGAAGCAATTGGC GAAGAGGGAGCACGTGCAGGAGGTTCTGTTCAAGGCCCGCGAGGAG AACCACAACTTCAGCAGGAAGACGGAGGAGAAGCTGATCCTCAAGATGGAGGTGAACAAGGAGAACCGGCAGGCCCAGCTCAACGCCCTCAACAGCGACTGA